GAATGGTATGAACTATGAAGTTTCTATTTTCCAGAAAATATATTTGATGAAATTTATTTTgcttaatttttgtttttatttttataatgatTAGGTTTTAGAGATCCGTCCTGTGCTCGAATGGAACAAGGGGAAGGCTGTTGAGTTTTTACTTGAATCACTCGGTTAGTGCAGTTGCAGGCGCAGTTGTGGTTCAATTTTCATTAAAAGAAATTGTTTATAATAACATAATACGTGACTGAACGTGCAGGCTTAAGCAATTGTGACGATGTGCTCCCTATATACGTAGGGGATGACAGAACCGACGAAGATGCATTCAAGGTAAACCTAATAAGCTTAATAGTTAATACCTCCTAAATCATTTTATTGAAATATATGGATACATTGACttgaacccgttttgacccgctTATTTTGCTGATAAATTTATAAACAGTTTTTAAGAGAGGGTGAGCGTGGTTACGGCATCTTGGTGACTCCGGCCCCGAAAGAAAGCAGTGCATATTATTCTCTCAGGGATACATCAGAGGTTTGTGTGATTTGTGTTACTCACTCCTATGTTATTTAAATCTTATTATTAATTGACCAAATAAATAAATGTATAATTTTGGTATACACAGGTGATGGAATTTATCAACTTACTGGCTATGCATAAGAAGTCCCTTCCATGATATTTTTACTGACTCATTATATGAAGACAATTATTATAaagaataaaaacaaagaaattaAATGAGCACTTCACCTTATTCGGCAATTGTAAATCTTTTAAGTTATATATATTTGTaaattttattagtttttttcaTGGCAATTCTATTGTCCATGTATTAATCTTGTTTCTTGCATTTGCCAACTATTTATGTGATAGAagctattcaaaaaaaaaaaaaaaaaaaaaaaaactttatgtgTTAGAAAAACAAGCATTGTTTTGAGTTTGAGATTTAAAGTCAAACTTGTTAAGAACCAGATACCTCAAAAGGTATACACCTTGTATTGATTTTTTTGTTTGAAATTTAATGTGTTTTCGATTTTAATAATATCCACTCACTTATAAATATATACAATTGGTTTATGCAATTGGTTTATGCATAACTATATTTTATTTCTTCATACTTGCATGTGGTTGAAAGCTTCATATGTATTATTTATGACATTTTAATCAATGTTGACTCtaatatatatgaatttttaAAATTGATTTACGCGTTTGATAATGTGAACTAGTGTTGAGCTCACACTAGTGTTCACGTGTGAATGTTATGTAAATATGTTTGATTCTTTGGATGCCAATAATGGGTCATGCATTATTTCACATGTGATATATGTTCTTTATAATAACTATTTTCAAACTCTCGTACGCACAAGAGTTTGGTGATATATATGTCATTTCACaatacaccaaaataatcaaatTCAATAACACATAAAAGATAtgtacttttattttttaattacttAGTATACATATAATTTTCAGAGTTAATTACATGGTTAGTCCGTGTGGTTTCTCAAAAGTAACAAGATTAGGTACTGATACTAAGAGTTTCACGTTGCAAGTTTGAGTACTAACTTTTAATTTTGTAACGTGTTTGGGCATTAACAATAACCTGTGCTaattttttagttagttttgtaCAAAATGACCAACTTGCCCTTTTAACTAAAAGGACCACCTATGACTTAGTATAGGGACCATTAATACAAACACTCAAATTATTAGGATACAACTTAAAACGCTAATCCTCTTCCACAGTTACACATTCATTACCACCATTCTTCCCATAGCCGACGATAACGATGGCCATCGTCGTTTGATCACCTATGGCCACCACCCCTTTATTCTAATCGACGCCCTCTACAAGTGACGGCTCGGCTCAAAGACCCTACTACTTATTTGTTGTTTCCTGGCAGAATTGCCGTTAGACATGTCGTgttcaagaaaagaaaaaggaTTATAGCATTTTTGCTATATCCAACTAGTGCTTTACAAAAGATCacaattaataaaaattaaaattatataCCACTAAACTAATCTAACTTCCTACATGAAGCAAATAAGATGGTGTTTTGTCTGCctttaaaataaaattacaatATGGTCTACTACAATCCACCAAATTAACATGTTTCCTCTCTGGCCCATTTGACCCTTAAGAAATACTAAAAGATAACCCAGATAAATGACCAATTCAGAAACCTCTACATTAGATTGGCTGCAGCTGCTTCACCGGTGCAATAACTGTTCCTAAGAAGCTGTTTGCAGCATTTGTATCCCCACTGATGATCCTTCCACCATGAACCCCAAACCGCAGTATGATTATTCACGTACACATTTTCTTCATGTAAATAACCCTTGAAAACATGCATATCGGAACCATTATTTTCTTCAACACCTGCATTTTCACTAATATACTTCTCTTGTAGCTTCTTTTTTAGTTTTTCCAAGTAGTTTTTCCTAACTTTTTCTCTAGCTTCATGTTTTTCAATTTCATGAGCAGACAATGCAGCATTCCACCTGTCGTTTTTTCGATCATAATTAAGCATAATGGTCTCAAATTTCTCATCGAGTGCAATATTTTTACTTGTCCACCTCCTGTATGGTGCTTCTTCTAGCTCCATCTGCTTTCGGTATTTGAAACCAACTGAAATAAAAACAGATATGATCAATGCATTGCTACAACTAGCCTAGATAACATCATCAAAGCAAATCTTGATGGCAAATCCAATAACCGGAAATAGTATTATTTACATTAATTAATAAGCAGACTAAGATCACTAACTCAAATGTCTACCCTAATTGATTATTGAAATCGATATCTTAGAGCCGTTGCGCGGCCGGGGCTTTATGAACTAAGGCGCAAAGCATACAAACGTTAgatggaacccaaattcgttcCAAAAAAAGTCGTTTTTTACTtttgttgacccgaacccgttcggGCCAACAAAAGTCGTTTCTTACTGTAACTAGagttaaataaacaaaaataaaataaataaaaataacaaacaGAACTACAAACATTTTTCAAATAGTAATATTTTCATTTAAAAGTTTCTTAATTCGTAAGATTTTATCACAAGCAAATTTATTTTCttctgtgaaaaaaaaaaaaacaacacaaaATTTCTTCAATGGCATTTGCAAAAGTCACACAGAAATGTAAAACAATATACTTGTAAACAACACAAGTCACAATATGAATGATATCAAAttacacacatatgtgtgtgtggtTTATTTATCTATATATATTTCTTGAAATATAAAAAATTATCATCTTTTGTGGAAGGTTGACTGGATTCTTTTCTTGACTCCATTTTAGTGTGAAAGAAGACCCAAAGGGTTTACAGGGACTCACTACATATATATGCATGGTGGATGCATAttgtatatattatataatatataatatataatatttaatttaTTATGAAAAATATTAAAGTGATCTGAAACATTCTATTGATTTACATCATTTATGTGACGAATAAAGATGTTCTCACATTGATAAATTATCTTTTATAATATTTGTCTTGTATGGCCGATCACCGTACAGAATATATGTACAATAGTTGAACTGTAAGTATAGTGTAAAAGatgtgtaaaagatgatacttggATAAAACTCTTTTTTTGTACCGAACAAAGATTATGGTCTCTTATCCATTTTGATTATAAActtctatatatatgtgtgtttttTTCTAATATTATGTTTGTTGTTAAAAATTATATAGGTGCGAAACTTGCAATCCCAGGTGGAAAGGTTAAATAAACGATTCGAAGAGGCGCAACAATCCCACGTTGACATGTTACAAAACCGAGTCGAAGAGATGCAACAACAAATGAGAGAAGATATGCAACGACAAATGGCCGAGTTTATGAAACAATTTGGTAATCCTAGCAATCCTCCACCATAGTTTAGTTTCTATTTGTTGTCTTTTGCAGTTGAACTTGTAATTTGACAACGGTGTCATATTTTGTGGTTGAATTTGTAATTTGACAACCGTGTCATATTGTGGTTGAACTTGTAGTTGGAAAACCATGTTGTATTTTGTGGACGAACTTTAGTTCCTAATGGTATCGTATTTAGGATTCTTATTGGATTTTTTTTCTGcatttttattagaaaaaaatctggattttttactttttttatattttttttattaaaaagttttTAGTCGGAAATTGGTAGGAAGAGAAGATAGAAAATCTGGTCGGAAAACAGTAGGTACATGGTAGTCGGAAAATAGTAGGAAAACAGTAgtcggaaagttgtcggaaaATTGTTGTTGGGACATTGTCGGAAAACCGTAGGAACATGGTTGTCGGAAAACAGTAGGTACACGGTGGTCGGAAAATAGTAGGAAACGGTGCTCGGAAAGCTGTAGGAAAATTGTGGTCGGTACTTTGTCGGAAATAGTAACCTCTTTTTTTTGTCGGAAATTTGTCGCCAATTTAGTCGGATACTTGTCGGAAATCTTTTCCTACAAGGCTTTTTCCTACAAACGTATTTCTGTCGGAAACTGGTCGGAAACGCCGTTTTCCGACAGTTTTCCGACAAAAACCTTGGTCGTAAACGAGACAATTTTTTAGTagtgtatatatacacacatatatcaGGGTTGGTTAACATACAATTTTGCTTAACGTACGCTTTTCAACATGCAGGTTTTTTCCTTAAACATGCggaattaatattttatttttttatcaacATGCGGCTTTTTTTTTCTTAACATGTGATTCTTTATACTTTCCCACATGCGATTTTTTCTGTTTTTAACATGCGGACTTTCTTTTTCTTGGATACACATGCGGATTTACCTCTCCAAACACAAATTCGCATGTTATAAATCCAATATCCGCATGTTATATCTTATCAACGTATGTTATTGTACAGtatattctctctctctctatatatatgtatatataaaccCTAAATGCATTATCTAACGAAACCCTAAACTGAATAACAAAATCCATCTAAAAACATACAACTGTGGCATAACGAAAACATAAAATCAAACAGTTTAATTAGCGGAAATCGATCAAATACAataaatatgaacctgatgcgtTCCTTCTGAGTGTAAAAATTGGAGGCTGCACAAAGATTACAATCCAAAAGGGATTGATTAAGGGATGAAATCAATTTGATAACGAGAACGATCGGTATTTGTGTTTTATAGACGAGAGAGACGTAGGCGGTGGGGAATTTATACCAAAAATTTTAAGTCAAGTCGGTTTCCCACTTATATAAATTTATTGTTGTTGATTTAAATTAATGGATTTAAATATATTCTTCCCGGTTTTGTTCCGATAATTAATCGATTTAAATATATCCTTTCAGGTTTTAAATCTTTTAAGGTTATCCCAAAGCTTTGGGATTTCgaaaatatacatatttaattaataaatctaTTTTCGAAATATATTTAGagataatatttaaatctttttttttttttttcaaaaaaaaattaaaccaaaAAAGGGTTTAATTGCTGGAATAATTATGAACATTATGAAGAACACCtctgaaaaatttaaaatttaaaccttttcgaaataattttttttgaataATTCACTTATAGATTTCGAAAATCATAACAGTTTTGTAAAACATAGTATATCTTAGAATTGTAAACCGAGAACTTCTTTAAAACGATTTTCATTAGGTTTTAAGAACATGTTTTCCCAATTTTAATCCTATATAACTATTTAATTAAACAATATAATTACACAAAATCACAATATAGTGTTCACGTTGGTATTACTGACAATGAAACCTTTACACCCTAAAATTAATCTAATTTACGTGACGACACATGTCCAATTCTTCAACTAATCCTTACTACGTGGAGGGAGAAACATCCAGCTAATCCCGACTATATGGAAGGAGGAAGGACCTACACTGTACGTTCACTGAAACATGCCCCGAATCTCTGACTGAACCCGACTTTGGGAAGGAGAGGGACTTTTAATATGCGTTAACTGAAACGCGCCCCGGATGTCCAACTAATCCCCACTGTGTGGAAGGACGGGGACTTATATTTCACATATCAATAACTTATTAAACCCAAAGGGTCAATTGTGCAAAATCCTTATTCTTGAAgtccttacagaccgtaaggcCTTATGGCTTACAGACCGTAAGGCATTTGAAGATATGCGTGCCAGGAGGCCTTACGGACTGTAAGGCATTGATGCATGCGGTTCGCATGGAGGAGTGATGGGCAAGCAAaacaaggtccttacggaccgtaagggcatGAAGCTTACGggccgtaagggacctgcagatcAGAAACAAATTGTTGTCTTGTAGCCTGTTTTGCCACCTAGTAAACCCTCTTGCCACCATCTTTGCCCTTCTTCCACGTCCCTTAACAATTGTCATCACCTTGAAACACCCGGGGACACATGGCACACTCCTCTTCACCttttttggctataaatagcaagcttcTTCTTCCATTTTCTTTGCTCATttactctctttctctctaaaCCTTGCTTGGAGCTCTCCTCTGGACAAGAGGACTCCCATTCCTAGTTCTATTCTGCTCAACACTTCCAAGTAAGTGTTTCCACTTTTTCTATAtcattttatttagttattttgaAGTTTAAAGTCAAACAGttgactttctgtttgactttAGATTCCGACCAATTTGGTCAAGGTAAAGTTCAATCCGAACTTTCTTACGTTATCGTAATAACGATAGTATGATCCCTCTGTGATCATacccttggttttaaaaagcgggAAGCGCACTAAAGCGACAAGGTCTAAAACCGAAGGACAACGCTTTTCGTACGTGAAGCGCAAGgtattaataattttttttttaataaattacaTATAATATTTACTATAATTTCAAGTTTTCTACACCTAAAATTTAGATAATTAAAACATATACGATTTAATTTATTAATGAATTCTTTGTACAACATAAAAAGCTAAATGTATAACTTTCATGATACACTTAAGAAACAAATAAACATGTTAGGAGAAGTTTAAGATCAGATTTGATAAAGACTTAAACATTAAGGGTGAAAAGTGTAATTTAGTAAAaagaaaaagagtaaattacaagttttgtcctttatgtttacataaaattacaggcgctgtccttttggccaaaagtttacaggcgttGTCCTTAATCTTTCAAAATCTtacatgttttgtcctttaggccaatcCTGGTTAGAGATCTCAGTTAATTTTtatcatgtgcaatgcacatgagggcaCAATAGTCTTTTTCCCTCTCAACCCTCACCAACCCCTTCAAACAACTTGTTCCTCTGTTCTTCCCCAAATCCTTCCTTCACTGAACTCTCACTACAATACAACCCTATCATCCACAAATTCAAACTTGATTTGTTATCTGTTactatctctttctctctctctatataccCATCTATCAATCACTCATCTTGTCAATACAGACTTGCATAAAACACATACAATATTGAATTAACAGAAGACACGTTGCACCTCTTCGTTGCAGTTACGGTACTCTATTCTTGATCATACTTCATCGTTGCCGTTACAGTATTCTAATCTTTGATCATAATTGTTTGATTTCTGTTATCATTCAGCTGAAATTATAGGAAATTGAAGTGGGTTTAGCCGTTTAGGTCAGTTATTCTTTATCATTGATTATTGATGTGTAGTAAAAAGATTTGGTTCTTGATCATTTATAAGCAAAACAGGTACACATTACTTCGTTTGTGGTGTGGTTGCACACTGCAGCAGTGGATGAAGGTGGCGGTTCCGGTGACCGGGGACGGTGACAGTGGTGGTGCCACCCCAACTCCATCTCGGCCAGACGGTTCTTCCTCCGCCAAGCCTACTCCTACACCATCAAGTGGCACCGGAAAGGTTCTAGCATCATCTCATTTCTCCGGTTGTAATCGTTTGGttgattagtttggtttatgtttgttCTTGCTTGACTTCTCTTGCTAGGAAAGAGGTAGTGCCATTAATTTCTCTCTCTATTGTGTTCTAATTTTTATTTATGTAATTGAATTGATCAGTAAATAATTTGTGTTAACTGATGAATTAAAGAGATGAATTGAGGGTTGGTGAGGGTTATAAATGGGGGAATAGAAAGGGTTAAGAGGGAAAAAGACCATTGTatcctcatgtgcattgcacatgaccagaattaactgagatttctaaccacgtttggcctaaaggacaaaacgtgcaagattttgaaaacttaaggACACCGCttgtaaacttttggccaaaaggacagcgcctgcaatttgatgtaaacataaaggacaaaacttgtaatttactcaaagaAAAAGATACCAAATACGTAAGTTTAACCCTACTTCTATATgcattctttctttctttctaccCTAGAATCTAGCCGCCATTCAAAATACGTTCATCTGCTCATCTTTTCCCCATCGTCACTAACATTTACTCATCTCTATCGCACTTCTTCATCACAGGTATGCCTCATTTTCTTCTTATTCTAACATATATGAACAGATTTTTATACAAAAAGGCTCGATTCCATCTCCCTGTACATGAAGCGCTCGCTTCTCGCTTCaacattttacaagaaaaacgcCATAGGCGCTCGCTTTATGTACAACCCTCGCCTTGTGTAACACAAGGCGCAACAGCTTGCACCTGAGGTCgctttgcgcctaggcgcgcttttttaaaccaagatcATACCTTCGGATTATTACGTTTACTAGTTGAATTGTTAAGTCGAGCATGCTATGTAAAAGTCGAACTTTTAAATAAATTTCATAAAAATTTTAAGTCAAGTCGGTTGCCCACTTATTTTATTGAGAAATCAGAAAACAAAAGGGTTTACTTATCTTTACATAAATTTATTGTTGTTGATTTAAACCTAGAGAAATGAAAAGGGTTTACTTATATCCTTAGATAAATTTATTGTTGTTGATTTAAACCTATAATAaattaaagagttaattacatggtTATCCTTATGGTTTCTCAAAAGTAATAAGATTAGGTATACTAATAGTTTCAGGTTGCAAGTTTGAGTACTAACTTTTAATTTTGTAACGTGTTTGGAAAGATCACTCTCCACGCTGTCCGTTTGATGATGGCTATCCCTGAGGGGATTCAACGGTAGAATGGGTTGTTGCATGACTCAAAGGATGCTAAGCCTTCTTAGCAGAATGTTGAGGCTAAGCATGAAGAGACGGGGACAGAAGTTGGTGCCTTAAAGGCTAAGGAAGAGAGTCTTGTGCATTAGCTCGCTGTTTCTCGCACCTAGGTTGATGAAGAAATGAAGAAACTTGAAAAGCATTCTAAGGATTTATCTGATTTCCAGGAGAAGGTTTTCAAGGATAAGGCTGAGCTAGGTTTAGAGAAGATGCGGCTTAACAAGTAGAAGGTTGTCAATGAAGCAGTGATGAAAAAACTGAGGCAACGGGTAGATGTGCTTAATAAAGAGAATAAATGGTTAATTGAACATGACATTCATCATGCAATCACTTACCTTCTTCATAACCAGGAGTTCAATGCTCCTCTTGCCGAGATATATCCCAAGGCTATGGCTCATGGTCGAAATACAAGTTTGGTTTCCGGTTTCAAAGATGCTGGGAGCGGTGAAATGCTGGAAGACCTTTGACGTGGCTTAGATTatacaaatttttattaattTCTTTTTTACATTTTTAAACAACTTTAGGATTATTTTTATGAGATTCTA
Above is a window of Helianthus annuus cultivar XRQ/B chromosome 14, HanXRQr2.0-SUNRISE, whole genome shotgun sequence DNA encoding:
- the LOC110905041 gene encoding pre-mRNA-splicing factor SLU7-B — protein: MELEEAPYRRWTSKNIALDEKFETIMLNYDRKNDRWNAALSAHEIEKHEAREKVRKNYLEKLKKKLQEKYISENAGVEENNGSDMHVFKGYLHEENVYVNNHTAVWGSWWKDHQWGYKCCKQLLRNSYCTGEAAAANLM